In Woeseia oceani, one DNA window encodes the following:
- a CDS encoding anti-sigma factor family protein encodes MACVTVRDQLDEYIDDMLPTADRSAIEAHVADCAACQRLTTRERELRELLLAFGESSVAIPDDRFFATAIDSAVSEGGRQHRNRWLATAVAAGLIALIAVWIVNAVRIDTALPAALTQNTVVSLTRGEPQVVNLVFSSPSELTEARLTLHLPEGIELAGFAGQRQVSWLTGVASGRNVLPLSVVATDVVAGELVARLEHGNKAREFRVQIRVF; translated from the coding sequence ATGGCATGCGTGACAGTTCGCGACCAGTTGGATGAGTACATCGATGACATGTTGCCGACCGCGGACCGCTCTGCGATCGAAGCGCATGTTGCTGACTGCGCAGCTTGCCAACGCTTGACGACCCGCGAACGTGAGTTGCGCGAACTGTTGCTGGCGTTTGGTGAATCGTCTGTAGCCATTCCGGACGACCGGTTTTTCGCGACAGCAATAGACAGTGCGGTCAGTGAAGGTGGCCGGCAGCACCGCAATCGCTGGCTCGCGACCGCGGTTGCCGCGGGGTTGATTGCCTTGATCGCGGTATGGATTGTTAACGCTGTGCGGATCGACACAGCTTTACCTGCCGCGCTCACGCAGAATACTGTCGTCAGCCTTACGCGTGGCGAGCCCCAGGTGGTGAACCTGGTTTTCTCCAGCCCGTCCGAGCTGACCGAAGCCCGGCTGACGCTGCACCTGCCGGAGGGTATTGAACTGGCCGGTTTCGCCGGCCAGCGTCAGGTAAGCTGGTTGACCGGCGTCGCAAGCGGTCGCAATGTTTTACCGCTAAGTGTGGTCGCCACCGATGTGGTGGCCGGAGAGCTTGTTGCTCGGCTGGAGCACGGCAACAAGGCTCGCGAGTTCCGGGTACAGATCAGGGTTTTCTGA